One Stenotrophomonas maltophilia R551-3 genomic window, TTCTGGAGCCGGCGCAGGTACCGGCAGCTACGCGCGAGCGGATGGAGAACTGGCGCTGCGGTTCGGGCACCTTCCGGATGAACGTGGCGCTGTCGCGGTTGCCGGACTTCCGTGCCCTGCCCGGCCCGGGCGAGCATCTCAGTGCGGGCATCATCATGGCACCGAGTCTGGATTACATGGACCGCGCGTGGCTGGACGCGCGCCGCGAGGGCTGGTCGCGCGAGCCGATCGTGGAGATGTTGATTCCGAGCACGCTGGACGATTCGCTGGCGCCGCCCGGGCAGCATGTGGCCAGCCTGTTCTGCCAGCACGTGGCGCCGGTGTTGCCCGACGGGCGTCACTGGGATGATCACCGCGAGACTGTGGCCGACCTGATGATCGCCACCGTCGAACGGTATGCGCCCGGCTTCGCTGACAGCGTGCTCGGTCGACAGGTACTGTCACCGCTGGATCTGGAACGCACCTTCGGCCTGATCGGCGGCGACATTTTCCACGGCGCGCTCAGTGCCAACCAACTGTTCTCGGCACGGCCGATGGTCGGCCAGGCCGGTTATCGCGGTGCCCTGCCGGGGTTGTATCTGTGCGGCTCGGGAACCCATCCCGGCGGGGGTGTTACCGGCGCACCGGGGCACAATGCCGCGCAGGTGGTATTGCAGGACCTGTAGAGCCGCGCCATCGTGGAGGCGCGAGTACCCCGTCGCCTGCATGAATCTGCTGTTGGTAGGTGCCAACCTTGGTTGGCACGAGGCAGCAGAAGCGATTGCCAACCAAGATTGGCACCTACCGGGCAATGCGTGCCGACCAACGGTCGGCACCTACCGCGTCAAATGATCCCGTTCAAAGCGTGCCAACCAAGGTTGGCACCTACCCGCGTGAAGCGAGGCGCATCGCGCCTCACTTCACGCTGCGCAGATGGTTCGGGCGCTTCGGTGGGCCAGGCGGGCGACGCTTGTTGAACGGCGGCTGCCCGCGCCAGTAGCGGATCAGCAACCAGCCGAACAGCATGCCGCCAAGGTGCGCGAAGTGGGCCACGCCCGGCTGCCAGCCGGTCATGCCCAGCACCAGTTCGCCCACGCCGAACAGGATCACGAAGGTGCGTGCCTTCATCGGAATGGGTGGGAACAGCAGCATCACCCGCTGGTTCGGGAACAGCATGCCGTAGGCCAGCAGCAGGCCGAACACGCCACCGGAGGCACCCAGCACCGTGGCCGGGTTTTCCAGCAGCGTCCCCACCAGCAGCTGGCAGACGCCGGCTCCGGCCACGCACACCAGGTAATAGAGCAGGAAGCGCTTTTCGCCCCAGGTCTGCTCCAGTGGCGCGCCGAACATGAAGACCGCCAGCATGTTGAAGAACAGATGGCCGAAGCTGCCATGCAGGAAGCCGTAGGTCAGCAGCTGCCAGGGCTGGAAGTTACCGCCCGGCGAGAACGCGTCGAAGCCCTGCTGCAACGGTTGCAGCATGAACGGCTCGAAGGTCTGCATGCCGAGCAGGAACGGCTGCTGCAGCAGGAACAGGATCGCGTTGGCGATCAGCAGGGCCTTGGTAACGGTAGGCAGTCGCGGGAACATGGGAGCACCGGCATGGAACGGCCTCCATCATAGCCGCAGCACCGTGTCTTGTTGGCGACCGGCAGGCGTGGCCTGTTCAGTCGCCAGCGGCGCTCAACCGGGGCCCCACACGGCCGCATCCAGCGCTGCAACCGGATCGGTCGCCGGCATCCGCACCCGGCCATTCTCGACCACCACGCCCTCTGCACGCAGCCGCTGCGACTGCTCGCGCCAGCCGGCCGACCCTTCTTCCATGGCAATGCGCCCATCCGAGCGCAGCACGCGGTGCCAGGGCAGGTCTGGATCGTCGTTCTGGCCGAGGATGCGTGCGGTCAACCGCGCGCGCCCAGGCAGGCCGGCACGCATCGCCACCTGGCCGTAGCCCATCACCTTGCCAGGCGGAATCGCACGGATCACCGCCAGGATGCGCGCACGCGCCTGCTCCGGCGTCAGCGTCGCAGGCGGGTCACCAGCAGTACGCCGATCAGCACCAGCACGGTGCCGGCGATCTGTGCCGGCCCCATCGGTTCGTCGAGCAGCCATAGGCTCATCACGATGGTGGAAACAGGGCCCAGCATACCGACCTGCGCGGCCAGCGACGAACCCACGCGCTGCACCGCCAGCATGATCGCCAGCACCGGCAGTACGGTACACACGGTGGCGTTGACCAGCGACAGCCACTGCACCGGGGCCGGTGCCTGCCACAGCAGCGGCAGCGGATGGGTGATGGCGAAGTGCAGCAGCACCAGCACGCTGGCCACGCAGCTGGCATAGGCAGTCAAACGCACCGCGCCGATGCGCGCGACCACCTGGCCGCTGCCGAACAGGTACAGCGCGTAGCTGAGTGCACTGCCCAGCACCAGCAGGCTGCCGAGGATGATCTGCCCGCCCTCACGCTGCAGGTCGTGGCCAAAGGCGATCAGCACGCCGATGTAGCTCAGCAGCAGCGCAGCGACCTGCCAGCGGCCGGGTCGCTGGCGGGCCAGCAGCACGTTGATCAACAGCACCAGCGTCGGGTTCAAGTACAGGATCAATCGTTCCAGGGTCACGCTGATGTACTGCAGCCCCTGGAAGTCGAGCAGGCTGGACAGGTAGTAGCCGGTGAAGCCCAGCCACAGCACGCGTGCACGGTCGCGCCAGGACAGCGGTGCGGCACGGCGCGCGGCCCACAGCGCCATCAATGCGAACAGCGGCAGTGCCATCAGCATGCGCAGGGCAAGCAAGGTGGTGGCGTCAACGCCGTGGCGCAGGCCAAGCTT contains:
- a CDS encoding MGMT family protein, which translates into the protein MTPEQARARILAVIRAIPPGKVMGYGQVAMRAGLPGRARLTARILGQNDDPDLPWHRVLRSDGRIAMEEGSAGWREQSQRLRAEGVVVENGRVRMPATDPVAALDAAVWGPG
- a CDS encoding DMT family transporter: MSNPASRIATASPRIALGGIGLAAIGAIAASGKAIIVKLGLRHGVDATTLLALRMLMALPLFALMALWAARRAAPLSWRDRARVLWLGFTGYYLSSLLDFQGLQYISVTLERLILYLNPTLVLLINVLLARQRPGRWQVAALLLSYIGVLIAFGHDLQREGGQIILGSLLVLGSALSYALYLFGSGQVVARIGAVRLTAYASCVASVLVLLHFAITHPLPLLWQAPAPVQWLSLVNATVCTVLPVLAIMLAVQRVGSSLAAQVGMLGPVSTIVMSLWLLDEPMGPAQIAGTVLVLIGVLLVTRLRR
- a CDS encoding rhomboid family intramembrane serine protease, giving the protein MFPRLPTVTKALLIANAILFLLQQPFLLGMQTFEPFMLQPLQQGFDAFSPGGNFQPWQLLTYGFLHGSFGHLFFNMLAVFMFGAPLEQTWGEKRFLLYYLVCVAGAGVCQLLVGTLLENPATVLGASGGVFGLLLAYGMLFPNQRVMLLFPPIPMKARTFVILFGVGELVLGMTGWQPGVAHFAHLGGMLFGWLLIRYWRGQPPFNKRRPPGPPKRPNHLRSVK